Proteins encoded by one window of Paenibacillus antri:
- a CDS encoding FGGY-family carbohydrate kinase: MTIVTVGIDIGTTNSKVGVFAEDGRQLAVVSRPTETLRDERLGISYYDPERMWGSLYSALKEALAPLGGVAAASIGIASMAESGLVVERSTGAPRSPFLPWFDTCSEPQSALIKRESDPYERFVRSGLHGSFKLGLAKILWIREHAPDALTGGDPVWLSASSWIAYRLTGRMAFDDSLAARTYAYRIDRRAWDVEWVRHFGLPEGLFPEAVPGGAPIGGVLPELCGGGLTSSTQVAIAGHDHVAAALAVGAIRPGAVYDSMGTAETLVGTLDARELTRADYETGLSFGVHIAAGRYFWMGGQSSSGGSVEWMRDLLGDPALTYEQLLALCDDAAPGPTGILYFPYLAGSGAPLPDSHMRAGFVGLAKSHGRADMLKAVLEGTAYQLEMMKRSAERLTAGAIERLLVVGGGTRNPLWLSVKADITGCELALPGVPEATLLGAALAAGVGAGLYADAEQAVEAARAGLAAGGAATRTIAPDATRAAAYRALYERGYEPLQAPLRAFFAGG, translated from the coding sequence TTGACGATTGTAACGGTTGGCATCGATATCGGCACGACGAACAGCAAGGTCGGCGTATTCGCGGAGGACGGGCGCCAGCTCGCCGTGGTGAGCCGCCCGACGGAGACGCTTCGGGACGAGCGGCTCGGCATCAGCTATTACGATCCCGAGCGCATGTGGGGATCTTTATATTCGGCGCTCAAGGAAGCGCTCGCACCGCTCGGCGGCGTCGCCGCGGCGTCGATCGGCATCGCGTCGATGGCGGAGAGCGGACTCGTGGTCGAGCGGTCGACGGGGGCGCCGCGTTCGCCGTTCCTGCCTTGGTTCGACACGTGCTCGGAGCCGCAGTCGGCGTTGATCAAGCGGGAATCGGATCCGTACGAGCGGTTCGTCCGCTCGGGGCTGCACGGCAGCTTTAAGCTCGGATTGGCGAAAATTTTATGGATCCGCGAGCACGCGCCGGACGCGCTGACCGGGGGCGACCCGGTCTGGTTGTCCGCCTCCAGCTGGATCGCTTACCGGCTGACGGGCCGCATGGCGTTCGACGATTCGCTCGCGGCGCGCACGTACGCGTACCGGATCGACCGCAGGGCGTGGGACGTCGAGTGGGTGCGGCACTTCGGCTTGCCGGAAGGACTGTTCCCCGAGGCGGTGCCGGGCGGCGCGCCGATCGGCGGCGTGCTGCCGGAGCTGTGCGGCGGCGGATTGACCTCGTCGACGCAGGTGGCGATCGCCGGGCACGATCACGTCGCGGCGGCGCTCGCCGTCGGGGCGATTCGGCCGGGCGCGGTGTACGACTCGATGGGGACGGCGGAGACACTGGTGGGCACGCTCGACGCGCGCGAGCTGACGCGGGCCGACTACGAGACCGGCCTGTCGTTCGGCGTCCACATCGCCGCGGGGCGTTATTTCTGGATGGGCGGCCAATCGTCTTCGGGCGGCTCGGTCGAGTGGATGCGAGACCTTCTCGGCGACCCCGCGTTAACGTACGAGCAGCTGCTCGCGTTGTGCGACGACGCGGCGCCGGGACCGACGGGCATTTTGTACTTCCCGTATTTGGCGGGCAGCGGGGCGCCGCTGCCGGATTCGCATATGCGCGCCGGCTTCGTCGGCCTCGCGAAGTCGCACGGCCGGGCGGATATGCTGAAGGCGGTGCTCGAGGGGACGGCGTACCAGCTCGAGATGATGAAGCGCAGCGCGGAGCGGCTGACGGCCGGCGCCATCGAGCGGCTGCTCGTCGTCGGCGGCGGCACGCGCAACCCGCTGTGGCTGTCCGTGAAGGCGGACATCACGGGTTGCGAGCTGGCGCTGCCGGGCGTGCCGGAAGCGACGCTGCTCGGCGCGGCGCTCGCGGCCGGCGTCGGCGCCGGGCTGTACGCGGACGCCGAGCAAGCCGTCGAGGCGGCGCGGGCCGGGCTCGCGGCGGGCGGCGCGGCGACGCGCACGATCGCGCCGGACGCGACGCGCGCGGCGGCATACCGCGCGCTCTACGAGCGCGGCTACGAGCCGCTGCAGGCGCCGCTGCGCGCGTTCTTCGCCGGCGGCTGA
- a CDS encoding universal stress protein, with amino-acid sequence MLFRNILVAYDGSEPSRSALRKAIELATAAPFCKIDVLYVRPTPTTWHPDLPAAPLIEYEESRAAEIVDGAREMLRPVPNRWRTFIAEGRAAKAILAFAGETGCDLIVLGSRGRSGWTELFLGSVSHYVVQHSRVPVLVMKRPPDEGEVVSLRQPAKERTSDAREERDEKGLSQKSE; translated from the coding sequence ATGTTGTTTCGCAACATCTTAGTCGCCTACGACGGTTCGGAGCCAAGCCGGAGCGCGCTTCGGAAGGCGATCGAGCTCGCGACGGCGGCGCCGTTTTGCAAAATCGACGTCCTCTATGTCCGACCTACCCCGACGACGTGGCATCCGGACTTGCCTGCCGCGCCGTTGATCGAATACGAAGAGAGCCGCGCGGCCGAAATCGTCGACGGAGCGCGCGAGATGCTTCGGCCCGTGCCGAACCGATGGCGCACGTTCATCGCCGAAGGGCGAGCCGCGAAGGCGATTCTCGCCTTCGCGGGCGAGACCGGCTGCGATCTGATCGTTCTGGGCAGCCGCGGACGAAGCGGATGGACGGAGCTGTTCCTCGGCAGCGTCAGCCACTACGTCGTGCAGCATTCGCGGGTCCCCGTGCTCGTCATGAAGCGGCCGCCGGACGAAGGCGAGGTCGTCTCCCTCCGGCAGCCGGCGAAGGAGCGGACGTCCGACGCTCGCGAAGAACGAGACGAGAAGGGGCTGTCCCAAAAGTCTGAATGA
- a CDS encoding histidine kinase N-terminal 7TM domain-containing diguanylate cyclase, with product MEQTFNGIDFLSALALLFLFLYVLFTNEIRQLHKVYIAFHIAMMTWPYGMFMLSITPDQDYQWYAVNLAFVGLSFLGYGWLMFSLMLTKGLYRMKKAGYLVLGLPALVAAVLVTLNPWHGLFAATPTTWLAERTYGPVFWYLAGISVLYVLLGSVVMIRALFKTKDFGFRRQIVLFLLGQSIMLLLALLDTVYTSTPLFPHLENVTGLTSLGIVFSDICFVIAIRKNNAFRIISIALREVVDSMDTGIVILDDRHNVLDRNAVATRFFPMTVGQPFPIESLMEGALEPGFGRGFLSSYFNETGKFLQTEVLVREQAPIHVTVKITPIYSDNGSYVGRIVTLQDVTEWRRLVHELHDRNEDLTLRNGELTLMQEELSVANRKLELLATTDPLTGCYNRRYLFQMLEYQIAVEQRYRVPFSLILFDVDHFKQINDTYGHHIGDEVLRHTSTLIRARLRESDIFARYGGEEFTIYLPHTENRDAYRLAEQLRRIVESQVVATDRGDIQITISMGLISVDGDSYEDENPKQFLVEVMRKADAALYRAKEQGRNRVVVA from the coding sequence ATGGAACAAACGTTTAACGGGATTGATTTCCTCTCGGCCCTCGCTTTACTTTTTCTATTTCTGTACGTCTTATTCACCAACGAAATACGGCAGCTGCATAAAGTATATATCGCCTTCCATATCGCCATGATGACGTGGCCGTACGGCATGTTCATGCTGTCGATTACGCCCGATCAGGACTACCAGTGGTATGCCGTGAATTTGGCGTTCGTCGGACTCTCGTTCCTCGGCTACGGGTGGCTTATGTTTTCGCTCATGTTGACCAAGGGTCTGTATCGGATGAAGAAGGCGGGGTATCTGGTGCTGGGCCTGCCGGCGCTCGTCGCGGCGGTGCTCGTCACCTTGAATCCTTGGCACGGCTTGTTCGCGGCGACGCCGACGACGTGGCTCGCCGAGCGGACGTACGGTCCCGTCTTCTGGTATTTGGCCGGCATCAGCGTGCTGTACGTGCTGCTCGGCAGCGTCGTCATGATTCGCGCGCTGTTCAAGACGAAGGATTTCGGATTCCGGCGGCAGATCGTGCTGTTCCTGCTCGGACAGTCGATCATGCTGCTGCTTGCGCTGCTCGATACCGTCTATACGTCGACGCCGTTGTTTCCTCATTTGGAAAATGTCACCGGCCTTACGTCCCTCGGCATCGTCTTCTCCGACATCTGCTTCGTCATTGCGATCCGGAAAAACAACGCGTTCCGGATTATTTCCATCGCGCTGCGCGAGGTCGTGGACAGCATGGACACCGGCATCGTCATTCTTGACGATCGTCACAACGTGCTCGACCGAAACGCGGTGGCGACGCGATTTTTCCCGATGACGGTCGGGCAGCCGTTCCCGATCGAGTCGCTCATGGAAGGCGCGCTCGAGCCCGGCTTCGGCCGCGGCTTCCTAAGTTCGTATTTCAACGAGACGGGGAAGTTTCTGCAGACGGAGGTGCTCGTTCGGGAGCAAGCGCCGATCCACGTCACCGTGAAAATTACGCCGATCTACAGCGACAACGGCTCTTACGTCGGGCGGATCGTCACGCTGCAGGACGTCACGGAGTGGCGCCGGCTCGTGCACGAGCTGCACGACCGCAACGAGGATTTGACCTTGCGCAACGGCGAGCTGACGCTCATGCAGGAGGAGCTGTCGGTCGCGAATCGGAAGCTCGAGCTGCTCGCCACGACGGATCCGCTCACGGGATGTTATAATAGAAGATATCTGTTTCAGATGCTGGAGTATCAGATCGCCGTCGAGCAGCGGTATCGCGTGCCGTTTTCGCTCATTTTGTTCGACGTGGATCACTTCAAGCAAATTAACGACACCTACGGGCATCATATCGGGGACGAGGTGCTCCGGCATACGTCCACGCTCATCCGCGCGCGGCTGCGGGAGAGCGACATCTTCGCCCGCTACGGCGGCGAGGAGTTCACGATTTACTTGCCGCACACGGAAAATCGGGACGCGTACCGCTTGGCGGAGCAGCTTCGGCGCATCGTCGAATCGCAGGTCGTCGCGACGGACCGCGGAGACATTCAAATTACGATCAGCATGGGATTGATCAGCGTCGACGGAGACAGCTACGAGGACGAGAACCCGAAGCAGTTCCTCGTCGAGGTGATGCGGAAAGCCGACGCGGCGTTATATCGAGCGAAGGAGCAAGGGCGCAATCGCGTCGTCGTCGCTTGA
- the namA gene encoding NADPH dehydrogenase NamA, protein MSSSLFSPFEIRGVSLRNRIVMSPMCMYSCFEKDGKATPWHVTHYASRAAGGVGLVMTEATAVLPEGRISDEDLGIWSDDHVAGLRQVTDACRAAGAKTGIQLAHAGRKSEADGRVVGPSAVAFNDRYRTPEAMTEADIAAAVAAFRDGARRAKDAGFDVVELHAAHGYLLSEFLSPLANFRTDRYGGDAEGRFRILAETIEAVRGVWDGPLFLRLSLNEYAEGGTPLSDFVEFARRAKALGVDLVDCSSGGVVPARVDAYPGYQVPAAEVVRREADIPVGAVGLIAEPAFAEHLVRTGRADLVFLGRALLRDPYWALHAAKTLGAEAPIPQQYARGWA, encoded by the coding sequence ATGTCTTCATCTTTGTTCTCGCCGTTCGAAATTCGAGGCGTCTCGCTCAGAAACCGGATCGTCATGTCGCCGATGTGTATGTACAGTTGTTTCGAAAAGGACGGGAAGGCGACCCCGTGGCACGTCACCCACTACGCCAGCCGGGCGGCCGGCGGCGTCGGCCTCGTCATGACCGAGGCGACCGCCGTCTTGCCCGAAGGCCGCATCTCCGACGAGGACCTCGGCATCTGGTCGGACGATCACGTCGCCGGCCTTCGCCAGGTGACGGACGCCTGCCGCGCCGCCGGCGCGAAGACCGGCATCCAGCTCGCGCACGCCGGGCGCAAGTCCGAGGCGGACGGACGCGTCGTCGGACCGTCGGCCGTCGCGTTCAACGACCGCTACCGGACGCCCGAGGCGATGACCGAAGCGGACATCGCCGCCGCGGTCGCCGCCTTCCGGGACGGCGCGCGGCGGGCGAAGGACGCCGGCTTCGACGTCGTCGAGCTGCACGCGGCGCACGGGTATTTGCTGAGCGAGTTCCTCTCGCCGCTCGCGAACTTCCGCACGGATCGGTACGGCGGCGACGCGGAAGGCCGCTTCCGCATCCTCGCCGAGACGATCGAAGCGGTTCGCGGCGTATGGGACGGCCCGCTGTTTCTGCGCCTGTCGCTGAACGAATACGCGGAAGGCGGCACGCCGCTCTCGGACTTCGTCGAATTCGCCCGGCGGGCCAAGGCGCTCGGCGTCGACCTCGTCGACTGCAGCTCCGGCGGCGTCGTGCCGGCGCGCGTCGACGCGTATCCCGGCTACCAAGTGCCGGCCGCGGAGGTCGTGCGCCGCGAGGCGGACATCCCCGTCGGGGCGGTCGGGCTTATCGCGGAGCCCGCGTTCGCCGAGCATCTCGTCCGGACCGGCCGCGCCGACCTCGTCTTCCTCGGCCGCGCGCTGCTGCGCGATCCGTATTGGGCGCTGCACGCGGCGAAGACGCTCGGCGCCGAGGCGCCGATCCCGCAGCAGTACGCGCGAGGCTGGGCGTAA
- a CDS encoding alpha/beta hydrolase yields MKHIYREGAGEDKPVLLLLHGTGGDEESLLELASRIDAEAAVLSVRGNVLENGMPRFFRRISEGVFDEADLAFRTQELHNFLHDASLQYGFARERVVAVGYSNGANIAGSLLFQHEDALQAAILFRPMVPRRGVPLPRLDGLPVFIGAGETDPLIPKAETEELRSLLEGAGAAVTLHWEPAGHQLANTEIDAAAAWVRSLPGPNE; encoded by the coding sequence ATGAAACATATTTATCGCGAAGGCGCCGGCGAAGACAAGCCGGTCCTGCTGCTGCTGCACGGCACCGGCGGCGACGAAGAGAGTCTGCTCGAGCTCGCATCGCGGATCGACGCCGAAGCCGCCGTCCTGAGCGTGCGCGGCAACGTGCTCGAGAACGGCATGCCCCGCTTCTTCCGCCGGATCTCCGAAGGGGTGTTCGACGAAGCGGACCTCGCGTTCCGCACCCAGGAGCTGCATAACTTCCTGCACGACGCGTCGCTGCAGTACGGCTTCGCTCGGGAGCGGGTCGTCGCCGTCGGGTATTCGAACGGCGCGAATATCGCGGGAAGTCTTCTTTTCCAACACGAAGACGCGCTGCAAGCCGCCATCCTGTTCCGCCCGATGGTGCCCCGCCGCGGCGTCCCGCTGCCCCGCCTGGACGGCCTGCCGGTGTTTATCGGCGCGGGCGAGACCGATCCGCTCATTCCGAAAGCGGAAACGGAGGAGCTGCGGTCGCTGTTGGAAGGCGCCGGCGCCGCGGTGACGCTGCACTGGGAGCCGGCCGGCCATCAGTTGGCGAATACCGAGATCGACGCCGCCGCGGCATGGGTACGCTCCCTCCCCGGCCCGAACGAATAA